From a single Piliocolobus tephrosceles isolate RC106 chromosome 21, ASM277652v3, whole genome shotgun sequence genomic region:
- the LOC111529918 gene encoding protein FAM187B-like — MLISCAYKNLCQRALLSGSDAVLKCDHPMALWYFSSILGEDPSLLNSMPDIRKLPGGSLQLTNPQPSQPGPYRCWGSDDTLMVQYEINFQDVTNLRVMHKSLDQKSLQNETLILDGKVLIFTNWDPWQDCNCCGELGKRKRLGYCYIEEPLEKPMPCRLYLRDEKVQFSHTRPELQVEACHVPCNPVEEIHL, encoded by the coding sequence ATGTTAATCAGCTGTGCCTACAAGAACCTCTGCCAGCGAGCCCTACTCTCAGGCAGTGATGCTGTCCTGAAGTGTGACCATCCCATGGCACTCTGGTACTTCTCTTCCATTCTTGGGGAAGATCCTTCTCTGCTTAATTCAATGCCTGACATAAGGAAATTGCCTGGGGGTAGCCTTCAGCTGACCAACCCTCAGCCCTCCCAGCCCGGCCCCTATCGCTGCTGGGGCAGTGATGATACGCTCATGGTACAATATGAGATCAACTTCCAGGATGTCACCAACCTTCGTGTTATGCACAAGAGCCTGGACCAAAAGTCCTTGCAGAATGAGACCCTGATCCTGGATGGCAAGGTACTCATCTTTACCAACTGGGACCCCTGGCAGGACTGTAACTGCTGCGGGGAACTGGGTAAGCGCAAACGCCTGGGGTACTGCTACATTGAGGAGCCCCTGGAAAAACCCATGCCCTGCCGGCTGTATCTGAGAGACGAGAAGGTGCAATTCAGCCACACTCGGCCCGAACTGCAGGTGGAAGCCTGCCACGTACCCTGCAACCCAGTCGAGGAAATTCATCTTTGA